One part of the Denticeps clupeoides chromosome 8, fDenClu1.1, whole genome shotgun sequence genome encodes these proteins:
- the prdm9 gene encoding histone-lysine N-methyltransferase PRDM9, which yields MSSCKGSPPGQGAETPVEVLLATASEVEDSAQPPQEEEEMEEEDDDYYCDKCRSCYKDHCEVHGPPLFTQDSPAPMGAPQRALLSLPAGLVIGRSRVSAAALGVFNQGDILPLGMHFGPLEGDAITVEEATKSSSAWAICRRRAESGYLDVNRDTHSNWMKYVQCSQNEREQNVVAFQHRGRILFRCCRPVLQGQELLVWYGEDYAKGLGGIWDQIWDRKWRPSDNQPSQVYPCSYCDFSFPAKSYLNRHMKRSHLEEYQSTRQSGDATPDMDADMCLLASEVPPPIQIEPNADTMGQTQQANVIDGFHCENGLTEQKSTRVDAEEVSASEGLHQCSQCDRSYARLGHLKRHQFTVHFQEKSYRCGQCKRAFSLVSALKRHQQVHRRQRERGKKKALDPAEDAPSGSPPCADCSTGQCELPEHKPNPGAESLQPESNEQDPSIDPSDPPYEPPSTIRGSPPQKKKRGRPRTRTEEPSRPRLKHLGKGDVPPAIPMQDEILDGSDATSSNHCPPLPDAGAQLTCAECQRMFTDLVTLQSHECIQVGEGLYSCSHCNLHFNRSCNLRRHERALHTFEKPYCCGPCGKFYTQISGLRRHQESRTHRKRSRLGAGGQTSAAVFPCTFCQFSFTTQHYLHKHIKRHHPAEFVQMLASDDAGILEGFAEGFKSCPKCDKTFSTMKGFRSHNCFRFGEKIHLCPECGKRFTWYYSLRQHQRIHTGEKPFTCKHCSKSFSHSGQLNVHLRTHTGEKPFLCSECGESFRQSGDLKRHEQKHTGVRPCQCPECGKRFSRPHSLKAHQQIHSGQRLFFCSQCGKRFTRSYHLNRHKIKMHMA from the exons ATGTCCAGCTGCAAAG GATCCCCGCCGGGCCAGGGCGCCGAGACTCCGGTGGAGGTTTTACTTGCCACGGCctcggaggtagaggacagtgCGCAGCCCccacaggaagaagaagagatggaggaggaggatgacgactACT atTGTGATAAATGCCGGTCCTGCTATAAAGACCACTGCGAGGTTCACGGCCCCCCATTATTCACTCAGGATTCCCCAGCCCCTATGGGGGCGCCGCAGAGAGCCCTGCTCTCCCTTCCCGCTGGCCTGGTCATCGGAAGATCTCGCGTCTCTGCGGCGGCGCTGGGCGTTTTTAACCAGGGAGACATTTTGCCACTCGGGATGCATTTTGGGCCTTTAGAGGGAGACGCGATTACGGTGGAAGAAGCAACAAAGAGCTCTTCAGCATGGGCA ATCTGCAGGAGAAGAGCAGAGTCGGGGTACCTCGATGTCAATAGAGACACTCATTCTAACTGGATGAA gTACGTCCAGTGCTCTCAGAATGAGAGGGAGCAGAATGTAGTGGCGTTTCAGCACAGGGGACGCATCCTCTTCCGATGCTGCCGGCCGGTCCTGCAAGGCCAGGAGCTGTTGGTGTGGTATGGCGAAGACTACGCTAAAGGGCTGGGTGGAATCTGGGACCAGATCTGGGACAGAAAGTGGAGGCCCTCAG ATAATCAACCCTCCCAGGTCTACCCCTGTTCCTACTGCGACTTTTCCTTCCCTGCCAAGTCGTACCTGAACAGACACATGAAACGATCTCATCTAGAGGAGTACCAGAGCACCAGACAGTCAGGAGACGCAACGCCAGACATGGACGCCGACATGTGTCTGCTGGCGTCTGAAGTCCCACCCCCAATCCAGATCGAGCCGAACGCCGACACGATGGGCCAGACCCAGCAGGCCAACGTCATCGATGGCTTTCACTGTGAGAACGGCCTGACCGAGCAGAAGAGCACCAGAGTAGATGCCGAGGAGGTTTCTGCGTCCGAAGGGCTGCATCAGTGCTCCCAGTGTGACAGGAGCTACGCCCGACTGGGACACCTCAAGAGGCACCAGTTCACGGTCCACTTCCAAGAGAAGTCCTACAGATGTGGCCAGTGCAAGCGGGCGTTTAGCCTGGTGTCGGCGTTGAAGAGGCACCAGCAGGTTCACCGGAGACAGAGGGAGCGTGGGAAGAAGAAGGCCCTGGACCCAGCTGAAGATGCGCCCTCCGGGAGTCCACCGTGTGCGGACTGCTCTACAGGCCAGTGCGAGCTGCCAGAACATAAACCGAACCCAGGAGCAGAGTCCCTTCAGCCAGAATCCAACGAGCAAGACCCATCCATCGACCCATCTGACCCACCATACGAGCCTCCATCCACCATCCGAGGGTCTCCGccccaaaagaaaaagaggggaCGTCCTCGGACCAGAACTGAAGAGCCATCCAGACCCAGGTTAAAGCACCTGGGAAAAGGAGACGTTCCTCCTGCTATCCCTATGCAGGATGAAATCCTGGATGGTTCTGATGCCACCAGCTCCAACCACTGTCCTCCACTGCCGGACGCTGGAGCCCAGCTGACCTGCGCCGAGTGCCAGAGGATGTTTACCGACCTCGTGACCCTGCAGTCCCACGAGTGCATCCAGGTGGGCGAGGGCCTGTACAGCTGCTCCCACTGCAACCTGCATTTCAACCGCTCCTGCAACCTGCGGCGCCACGAGCGCGCCCTCCACACCTTCGAGAAGCCCTACTGCTGCGGCCCCTGCGGCAAGTTCTACACCCAGATCAGCGGCCTGAGGCGCCACCAGGAGAGCCGCACGCACCGCAAGCGGTCCCGGCTCGGCGCCGGCGGCCAGACCTCCGCCGCCGTCTTCCCCTGCACCTTCTGCCAGTTCTCCTTCACCACCCAACACTACCTGCACAAGCACATCAAGCGCCACCACCCGGCCGAGTTCGTGCAGATGCTGGCCTCCGACGACGCCGGCATCCTGGAGGGCTTCGCCGAGGGCTTCAAGAGCTGCCCGAAGTGCGACAAGACGTTCAGCACGATGAAGGGCTTCCGCTCGCACAACTGCTTCCGCTTCGGCGAGAAGATCCACCTCTGCCCCGAGTGCGGCAAGCGCTTCACCTGGTACTACAGCCTCCGGCAGCACCAGCGCAtccacaccggcgagaagccctTCACCTGCAAGCACTGCTCCAAGAGCTTCTCCCACTCGGGCCAGCTCAACGTCCACCTGCGCACccacaccggcgagaagccctTCCTCTGCTCCGAGTGCGGCGAGAGCTTCCGCCAGTCGGGCGACCTGAAGCGGCACGAGCAGAAGCACACGGGCGTGCGGCCGTGCCAGTGCCCCGAGTGCGGCAAGCGCTTCAGCCGGCCGCACAGCCTGAAGGCCCACCAGCAGATCCACAGCGGCCAGAGACTGTTCTTCTGCTCGCAGTGCGGCAAGCGCTTCACCCGCAGCTACCACCTCAACCGGCACAAGATCAAGATGCACATGGCCTAG